Sequence from the Terriglobia bacterium genome:
AGGGCTCTGTCGTGAAAAATCGACGCGGGCTGGCCATCTGCAGCAGCTTTTGCTGATGCGTTTCAAGATTGGAAAGAATCCGGATCTGCTCCAGTGTCGCCACTGGAATGTTCTGCGCCTCATCGATGATCAGGAGTGCCCGGCGGCCGACCGACACCAGCGATAGGAGAAAGGTGTTCAGGTGCGCAATCAGGTCGTCCTTGGAAATTCTTGGATTCTTGTCCAGTTCCGCCTGGGAAATCACCGTATGCGGCAGGTTTTCGAGAACAGCCCGGCACAAGGTCGTCTTGCCGGTTCCGATGTCACCGTAGACAACGATGAACCCTTCGCCGCGATGCAGTCCATACCGAAGCAGTTCATATGCACGGATGTGCGATTCGCTCCTGAAAAAAAATCGCGGATCGGGCGTCAGGCTGAAAGGAGGTTCACGAAGGCCGTAGAATTCTTCGTACACTCACTGCCGGTCGCGCTGCGATGTGATCATGCCGGTCGAGCCTGCCTCTGACCAGCATTTTATCGCATTCGTCTAATTTCCCCGCGTGGGAAAGCGAATGTCGTAGAACCCGTCCTCGTATCCGGCTCGCCACTCTTTCGGGAACCGCCCTGCAAACCAATTGAAACTTTCGTTCTTCTCGATCAGCAGATCGTCGGCCTGGAACGTTGAAAGCGGGATCTGCGAAGGATCGAGAGGACGTTCGTAAAACTCCACGATGCCGACACGCCTGCTTTCGTCGTGAGTCAGGAACACAACCACGTCTTTGTCCCTGGAAACAACGCACAGGACGCGCCGGCCTTGACGAGCGAGGCGCTCCGCACCTTCCCCGACACGTGTCGCTGCAGAGTTAAAATAGATTGAAGCCACCTGCGAGTCGACCGATCCGAAGAAATAGTCATAGTCGCCGGCAAACCAGATCCAGATCAGTAAAACAATCAGGCCGGTTCTGGCTGCGGGAACCCTTGTCACGAGCGTCCAGAAACCCAAAGACGCAAGCACCAGATAGACCGGAAGCACGATAAAAAGCCGCGTCAGGCTCGGACCCGCAACACCAAGGATCAAAATGGCCGAGATCCACGACACCAGCAGGAACACGAAAGCGGGCTTGACGATCCACCGCTTTGTCTGGATAAGCCCGAGAATCAATGGCGCAATCAGCACAATGCGAAGGGGACTGTGACCTTGTGCCGTGAGGGCGGCGCTGATGGAATCAAAGAAAAAGCCGGGGCCCGCAATGTCGCGGTAACGATCCGGATAGTAAAAAGGCAATAGCGCGGTTGAAGCGACATTCACCAGCTTGTCCCACGCGCTCCCGACCAGCACATAATCGCCCCTTGCCAGGAAGTCCTGCGGCCGCATCGCCAGAAACAGCAAGTTGGGAATGGATGTGGCGAATGCCGCTGCCGCGATCACCAGGTATTTCCGTCTGAAAGATTCCCTTTTCTCCGGCTCGCTCAGGCAGCGGACCATGGCATACACGACGAATGCAATCGGCAGCACGCGGCAGGCGGTATATGAATAAACACTCAGGCCGAGAACGGCACCGCAGAGAATACTTCTCCAGGTTTCTGCCCGCCGTTCCGCTCCATCCAGCAACATAGCAAACAGTGCCAGAAAAAACGGTGCGGCGATGGCCCTCAATCCGCTGCGGGCATAATGAAAGAGCCAGAGCGAGGAAACGGCTGTCAGAGCCGGAACCCACAGCGGAATCGTTTCGCTGATGCAGGTGGTCAACCGGCAGATGAGATAGATAATGGCGAGCGCGAAGAGCCAGCTTGTCAGCTGGATCGCTATGGTCGTCGGACCAAATGCCGACACCATGCCGCCGACCAGATACAAATATAAGGTCTCCGCAGAATTCCCGATCGAAGAGGTAATGACCTCGAAGTGTCTGCCCTGAACCAGATAGATGCCGCGGAGCGCTTCCTGCGCCGTGTCGCTGAACAGTCCGTCGGGCATGATATCGCGCCGGACCACAAGGCTTGCAGCATATATCGACAGTATCGTAAGAACTGCGATGCGCGCCGGCCAGCGATCATTCCTCATGACGGAGTTCCCGAAGTTTCGCCTGGATACCCTGGTTTTCCGGGTCTACGATCGCCGCGCGCTGGTAAGCGGCGGCGGCGGACTGTTTCTGGCCCGTCTCCTCGAGGGTGCGGGCCCAATTGAAGTACAGTGTTGCATCGGGATAGGGTATGGAGTCGATAGCCATGCGATACATGGCTTCAGCCTCTTTCATCTTCCCTTCCATCATGTAGCAATCGCCCATGCGGCGGCGGGTATCGGCGTGTCCGGGATCGACCTGAAGCGCCCGTTTCAGCAGGGGCCAAGCCTGATCGCAGTTGTTGTCGTGGATCCTGGTCAGCGCCAGCGTGCTCAGCAGTTCCGGATAATCCGGGATAATCCGGAGCCCTGCTTCGAGTTGCGTGCCTGCGTCGTCAACCCGCCGTTCCTTAATCAGAGCGAATCCATAACCCAGTCTCGCCTTGGCGCTGTCCGGAACAACTCGAACCATATTCGCGAAGAAGGTGAAGTCGTTCCGGCGAATATAGTCGTGCCCGTTACAAAGAACGATCGCAATCAGCAGGCCGCCGGCAGCCACCAGCTGCCTTTGCCGGGCGTTTGCGATGGCGTTATAGGCGAACGCAAGCGCAATCGATATGCCGATGAGCGGAAGGTATAAAAACCGTTCCGCCATCAGCACACTGATGGGAACAATCCAGTTCGAGGCCGGCAGAAAAACCACAAATGCGAACAGAACGCCGAGGCTGACGATCCGGTTTCGGCGCCGGTACCACAGCGCCCATAGTCCGATCGCAACGATGAGCAGCAGGCCGAGCCAGGCATCCCAACTCGACGCATGAGCGATTGGAATCGCGTTGTAGTCATAATCCCCCGCAACATTGACCGGAAAGAAAATGAGAATCAGATAATTGATGAAAACGCGACCGGCGGTCAGAAGTCGTTCAAAATAAGTCAGCCGGCCGGCCATGTATTGCGCTCCGTGAGGAATGCCCAGGGCGCCGAGGACCGAAAAACGCAATAAAAGATAGGCTGCGGCAATGGGAACATAGACCAACAGCCGCCATATCGATTTTGTGCGGGAATCGCGATCGAAACCTCCAGCGAGCCACAGGTCGAGCACGAGGATTGCGGGCAGAACGATTGCATTTTCTTTCGACAAAAGAGCGAATGCGAACAGAAGCGCCGACCAGACGGGTTTGCCTTTACGAAACAGCAGCCACGCGGCGAGCAGAAAGCAGGCGGAAAAGAGGTCGCCTCGGCCGACAATGCTGGTCACCGCTTCGGTGTGGACCGGATGAACGATGTAGATCAGCATGGCCGCTACCGGGATGATGCCGTTGCCTGTAAGGCTCGTGCACAGCAGAAAAACCAGAAACCCATTGACGGCATGGAGCGCCAGATTCGTCAGGCGGAATCCCGGCGCCCATCGTTGCCAGATCGCGTAATCGACTGAAAGCGAAAAAACAGTGAACGGCCGGTAAATCCCCTCATACTGCTGCTGCGCCCAGTACGGCGATTTGAGGAATTTGACGGGCGTAATGGAACGAATCGCAGGATTAGACGCAACCAGTGGCGCGTCATCGAAGATAAGATCGTTCGGCAATGCATTCAGGTAGCAGATAGCCACAATGATCAACGACAAAAAGAAAGCCCTGCGGTTGCTGAGCGTCCCCGCACTTGTCCTGTTGATCATTGCTTTCTGCCTCCAGGCATTACTTGCCCTTCCCAGACTGTCTGCCACCAGCGACGAACCCATCCACCTCTCGGCCGGATACAGTTACTGGCAGACGCGCGATTTCAGGTTGAATCCCGAACATCCGCCGCTGGCAAAATTGATTGCCGCGCTCCCGCTCCTGATCATTCATCCCGCTTTCGACACCAGCCATGACGACTGGAAAGCGCCGGTGCAGGAGATTTTCGGATTTAACTTTCTCTACAGCAACGACGCCGACCGCCTGCTGTTCTGGAGCCGTACAGCGATGGTGCTGCTGGCGGCGGCCGGCATCATTGTGACGTTCCTGTGGGCGCGTGATCTGTTCGGCATCCCGGCCGGCCTCTTTGCCGCGGCCATGTACAGCTTCTCCCCGAATCTGCTGGCCCATGGAATGCTCGTCACGACCGATGTGCCTCTGGCGGTTTTCGCGGTGCTGGCGTTCTATCTTTTCTGGAAAGGCAGTGAAGTCCGTTCGTGGCGTATGGACATAGCCACCGGCCTGGCTTTGGGCGCTGCCATGGGAAGCAAGTTTTCGGGAGCTTTTCTGCCGGTGCTGATCGTGATTTTCTGTCTCGCGCGCGACCGCCGCACGGCACTGCGGCGGCTTGCCTTGATCGCGATAGCCTCGCTTGCCGTGATTCAAGCGATCTATCTGTTTTCGGGTTCCCCGCTGCTCTATTTCAGGAATGCTTCTCTGGTAAATGCAAACCACGTTCAGCACTACCCGGTTTATCTGTTCGGCCAACTGAAGCCGGGAGGCTGGTGGTACTACTTTCTGGCCGCATTTCTGGTGAAGGCCACAGTGCCGACGCTGATCGCCATTATTTTCGCGGTGCTGCACCTCGTGTCGAAGCGCTTCGTCTCGAGTTGGGGAGAAATGATACTGCTGGCTGTCATTTGCTTTTATACGGCATTGATTTCGATGGCTGCCGACCAGATCGGACTGCGCTATTTGATTCCCATATTTCCGTTCGTCTTCATCTGGACAAGCAGGATCGTTCCCTGGATTTTGTCGATGCGGGGCGGTGCGATAGTCATAGGGGCGTTGCTCGCATGGCAGGTGTTCGCGGCCGTCCGGGCGTTTCCAAACTACATTCCCTATTTCAATGAGCTCGCAGGAGGTGCTGCGCAAGGGCCGTGGTTGCTGGACGATTCGAATGTGGATTGGGGCCAGGGCGTGAAACAGGCCGCGCAATACGTGCGGGACCATCACATAACGAACCTCCGGATGCACACGTTTTCGCCGATCGACAACCCGCAGTACTACGGCCTCCCGCCGGACATTCCATTGCCGGAATCGTTCCGTCTCCTGGTGGCTCAAAGGCCCGCCCCTGGCGTCTATATCGTCAGCGCGCATTATGTTGCGAGAATGAGAGGCGTAAGCCGCGAGTGGCAGACGTACACGCCGGTTGACCGCATTGGCGATTCGTTGTGGGTCTATGCATTTTAGTTGGCTGCCCCCATCTGGCTCAGCTTCATCTTGATTCCCGGGTCGGTTGGATCAATAAGCGCAGCCCGCTGGTAAGCCGAAATCGCCGCCGGAATTCTGCCGATCGCTTCGAGCGTATGCCCCCACGAAAACAGCAGCTTCGCATCCGGATGGTCGGAATTCTGGATTGCCAGGCGGTAGCTGTGCTCCGCCTGTTCCGTTTTGTCTTCCATTGAAAAACAGTCCCCCAGGACCCAGAGGCTTTGCCATTGTCCCGGCTCTGCCCTGAGAGCTTGCACGAGCAAGGGGCGGACGCGATCGCACCGGCCATCGATGCGGAGTGTCGCGCTTGCCAACCCCGCCAGCAGAGGTGCGCTTCCCGGCTTGATTTTCAAACCGGCCTCGAATTGCTCTTTCGCCTCCGCTGCTTTGTCCACTCGCATAAGGGCGAAGCCGTATCCCAGGCGGGCCCGGGCATTCTGAGGAACGAGGCGTACTGCGTTTTCATGAAACGTCAGAGTGTTCCGCCAGACGTAATTGTGTCCTATGCACAGGATGACAGCGATGCCGACGATCCCGGTTGCGGCGATGTAGCGGACTTCGGCACGCGGAATCGAAGCCCAGCCAATTCCGGCGAGCAGCGCGAATCCGAATGCAGGAGTGTAGAGAAACCGCTCCGCCATCAGCAGGGCGATCGGCATGATCCAGTTCGAAACCGGAAGCAGCGTGATAAAGAAAAACAATATTCCCAGGCTGACTGCCGGCTTCGTTTTCGCCAGCCGGAGGGCCAGGACGATCAGTCCGGCAACCAGAACCAGACCGAGCCATGCATCCCAATCTCTAAAGCCGGCCACAGGAATCGAATTGAAATCGTAGTCGCTCGGAATCTGCACCGGCATGAACAGCAGCCGGAGATACTGAAGGAAGACGCGGCCGGATGTAATCCAGCGCTGGGACAAAGTGAATTTGCCGTCGAGATACTGCCCGCTCGTGGGAATTCCCAGGCCGCCCAAAGCGTAAAAACGCAAAGCAAGATACCCCGCGCCGGCTGCAGCCAGGACTGCAAATCGCTTCCATGCCGCAATGACCTTTTTGACTCCTCCTTCATGTAAGGCCATATCGAGCATTGCGATCGCAGGGAATGTGATGGCGCTCTCTTTCGAGAGCGCTGCCAGGACATACGCCAGTGCGGACCAGCCGGTCCGGCCTTTCCGGAATGCGAGCCATGCGGTGAAGAAGAATGCGGCGGCCAGAAGTTCACTTCTTCCGACGATGCTGACCACGGCCTCCGTCTGCATTGGATGAATAACGTATACGGCGGCTGAACCCAGCGCCGCTAACGGCGACTCCAGCAAACCATTCACGAGAAGAAACACGAGCCAGCCGTTGAGGGTGTGAATCATCAGATTCACGAGGCGGAAACCTGGAGCCCATACATGCCAGATCGGATATTCCAACGAGAAAGTAAAGATGGTCAGCGGCCGGTAAATCCCGGCGTGGGTGAGATCTCCCCAATACGATTGAATCAGCAAATGGAATGGATCGATATGCCGGATGCGCTCGTTGGCTGCGACAATCAGAACGTCGTCGAGAATGAAGGCATTGGGGATTGAATTGGCATAGCAAACAGCAACCAGGACGGCGCAGACGACCAGCGCACGTCCTGGTGTGATCCAGCTATTGGACGGGCGCACCCGAGTATCCCGTGGGCGCGCGCGAGGGATCCGTCGAGAATCGGACGACGTAGTCGGGGCCACTGTAATAGTCGTAGCGGCCGCCATTGTAGCCGGCGGCGGTAGCGGTCGCCGTGTAATTCAAATTGTCCGGCGTGACCTGAACATTGAAGATATATCCCGATGTCGGCTGTGAGTACTGCAGATCCAGCAGGCCGGCCGAGACCAACGACACGATATTGCCGTACTGGCCCTGGCTGTTCGAGAGATATTGAACTTCCGCGGTATTGAGCGTTCTCATATTCGCAACCGCATGGGTTTCATTGGCACTCTGCCGCGAACGAAGCAACGATGGGATGGCGATCGTTGCAATGATCAGGATGATCGCAACCACGAGCAGCAGTTCAAGTAAAGAGAAGCCGTTTCTTTTATTCATCGTTAATCGTCGGTGAAAACCCGGCCTGTTCGGCCGCTCCCGGCATCTACCTCCCCAAGCGCCCTAACTATGGCAACTGGGCAACCATTTCGCAAGCTTATACTTATCAACCACTTATAATGGAGTCGTTATGTCAAGAATGACAAAATACAGTCATTGAACCTGCGCTTTACGTCATCCCCCGGAAAAGCAAAAACGCGGACCGCCCGAAGGCGATCCGCGTTTTTATCAAGACAGAATCGGAAAACTTCTAGCCAACCGGCGCTCCGGACTGACCCGTCGGGAAACAGTTGCCATTGGGGCCGCCGCAACCGCTCGTAGCAGTGGAGTAGCGGATGACTGCATCCGGCAAACTATAGTAGGCAAACCGGCCGGCGTTCGCCGATGTCGGCGCTGCCCCAACAGTGTAGTCCGTGCCCGAGGCGGATACGGTGAAGTTGTATCCCGAAACCGAACCCGTGAACCGGGTGTCCAGAAGACCCTGGGAAACCAGCGATATCACATTACCGTAAGCGCCCTGATTCGACGACAGGTAGGTTACTTCAGCCGTGTTAATGGTTCGAACCTGTGCGACGGCCGATGATTCCTGTGCCGCTTGGCGCGACCGCAGCAAACTGGGGATTGCGATGGTCGCAATGATCAGAATGATGGCCACCACGATCAACAATTCCAACAACGAAAACCCGCGATTACTCTTCATTTGTCTATGCCCTCCGTGTTTAAACAAAATCAATTTTTTCTCCTAGGCCGAAGTCTGTTTCGCCGGTCCGAAAACTTGGAACGGGCCACCGAACTCCCAACAGTCCCCACCTGAGGCCGCACACAGTAATGCAAACGGGTAGCCATCTTGCTGATGAAGCAATATCTATGGTTTGCGAGAACTTTAAGCCAAAAATATGACAAATTCCGTCAATAAGATTGATTAATAACGTCACTTCCGGAGAATCGCACCAATGCTAGAGTGTCTGCCATGCTGAAGCGGCTCGGGATTGAGGACAACCTGCAGTTTGCACTCACGCTTTGCATTCTGACTGTCATTGTCGTCACGACGTTGGGCAACAGCGGCGGCGCCCCCTGGGCCTTCTTCACATATCGCACTGCGCTGCTCCTGCTCGCCGTTCTGTCGATTGCAGGTTGCCGTCGGGCCGGTGAACGGATTTCTTCATTCTTTCTGGGAGCCGCCGGACTGCTCCTTGCGCTGATGGTCATCTCGGTCTTACGGATCCAGGGATCGCACTTCGAAGGTTTATATCTCTGGTACAAGTACGTGCTCTTTGCCTGTGCGTTTCTCGGCCTGGCAAAGTATTCGCGCTACCGATCGCCAATATGGAAGGGATTCCTTCTTGGTGCGATTACCGCCGTCGGACTCGTTTACGTGCTGCAGGACCTGATAACGAAGAAATATCCGGTGGCCGGATTTTCGCCCAACAATACCGACTATTTCGGCACTTTTCTCCTGATCGGTCTGGCGGTTGCATTGGCTGCAGCAGTCTTCGGTCAGGACCTCCGGTGGCGCGCCGCGGCAGGCGTTTCAGGCGCCCTTACACTCTTCGGCATTTTCAAGACGACATCGCGAGGCGCGACTCTGGCGGCCGCCGTGATGATCGTGATCCTCGCAATTCGCGGACGTAATCGGATCGCGCGGCCCGTCTGGCTGATGCTGGGGCTGCTGTTTCTGGTAGCTGCCATTGTATCCAGTCCTTACCTCATCCAGAAATTCACCGACCGCGGCGAACACGATCCATATAACTATGCGCGGATCGAGATCTGGCGCGGAGCTCTTCCGATCATTGCGCACAATCCCATATTTGGGGTCGGCTTTGGCCAATACTTCCACATCTCCAAACGCTACACCTTGCCGATCGACGGCGCCGTTGCCCGTTATTTGAAACGCGCACAGATGGCGCATAGCGAGTATCTTCAGCACGTTGCTGAACAAGGCATACCTGCCGCGCTGATTTTATTTTCGCTCCTCGGGTATTTGATTTACCTCGTCTGGAAGCGTGCCGGGAATGCCTGGCCGGAGCAACGAATATTTCACGAGGCGGCTTTATTGACAGCCGCTGGCGTGGGCCTGCATGCAGCTGTCGATAATTGCTGGACGATTCCGGTAACAGCGTCGGCCTTGATCGTGCTTTCAATGGCCGATCCCCTTCCGCTCGCAAAAAAGGAATCGTGGCGAACCTGGACGGCGCGTGAGGTTGCTCTCGCTGCTGTCCTGCTGGGTGCAGCCTACGTCGTTTCGACGCTGATTCCAGGCATGGGGCTGTACTACAACGATATGGGCCATCAGGCTTACGACAGGAACGACTATGCGAAGGCCGAACAGTACCATCTCAAGGCCATTCGTATTGCGCCCGACAATCCCCTGTTTCTGGACAACCTCGGAATGGTTTATCTGCAGGCCTCTATTGACAGAAAAAATCCCGCACTGCTTGTACCTGCCCATACTTATCTCGCGCGCGCAATCTCCGCATGTCCCCAATCGTTGGAGCCGCATAT
This genomic interval carries:
- a CDS encoding O-antigen ligase family protein, with the translated sequence MLKRLGIEDNLQFALTLCILTVIVVTTLGNSGGAPWAFFTYRTALLLLAVLSIAGCRRAGERISSFFLGAAGLLLALMVISVLRIQGSHFEGLYLWYKYVLFACAFLGLAKYSRYRSPIWKGFLLGAITAVGLVYVLQDLITKKYPVAGFSPNNTDYFGTFLLIGLAVALAAAVFGQDLRWRAAAGVSGALTLFGIFKTTSRGATLAAAVMIVILAIRGRNRIARPVWLMLGLLFLVAAIVSSPYLIQKFTDRGEHDPYNYARIEIWRGALPIIAHNPIFGVGFGQYFHISKRYTLPIDGAVARYLKRAQMAHSEYLQHVAEQGIPAALILFSLLGYLIYLVWKRAGNAWPEQRIFHEAALLTAAGVGLHAAVDNCWTIPVTASALIVLSMADPLPLAKKESWRTWTAREVALAAVLLGAAYVVSTLIPGMGLYYNDMGHQAYDRNDYAKAEQYHLKAIRIAPDNPLFLDNLGMVYLQASIDRKNPALLVPAHTYLARAISACPQSLEPHIHMETLLLRSLSGDPARDSALYREIIQVDSEMLTIDPYVPFPRKNLAGAYYNLGDSAEAFKQVQLAIHYEPNYVPGYLQLASWYADSGNVVANRQYTAAATTIVEKYRNFKPTEIYEAILLGRPTLPGDTR
- a CDS encoding tetratricopeptide repeat protein — encoded protein: MPNDLIFDDAPLVASNPAIRSITPVKFLKSPYWAQQQYEGIYRPFTVFSLSVDYAIWQRWAPGFRLTNLALHAVNGFLVFLLCTSLTGNGIIPVAAMLIYIVHPVHTEAVTSIVGRGDLFSACFLLAAWLLFRKGKPVWSALLFAFALLSKENAIVLPAILVLDLWLAGGFDRDSRTKSIWRLLVYVPIAAAYLLLRFSVLGALGIPHGAQYMAGRLTYFERLLTAGRVFINYLILIFFPVNVAGDYDYNAIPIAHASSWDAWLGLLLIVAIGLWALWYRRRNRIVSLGVLFAFVVFLPASNWIVPISVLMAERFLYLPLIGISIALAFAYNAIANARQRQLVAAGGLLIAIVLCNGHDYIRRNDFTFFANMVRVVPDSAKARLGYGFALIKERRVDDAGTQLEAGLRIIPDYPELLSTLALTRIHDNNCDQAWPLLKRALQVDPGHADTRRRMGDCYMMEGKMKEAEAMYRMAIDSIPYPDATLYFNWARTLEETGQKQSAAAAYQRAAIVDPENQGIQAKLRELRHEE
- a CDS encoding prepilin-type N-terminal cleavage/methylation domain-containing protein, which produces MKSNRGFSLLELLIVVAIILIIATIAIPSLLRSRQAAQESSAVAQVRTINTAEVTYLSSNQGAYGNVISLVSQGLLDTRFTGSVSGYNFTVSASGTDYTVGAAPTSANAGRFAYYSLPDAVIRYSTATSGCGGPNGNCFPTGQSGAPVG
- a CDS encoding glycosyltransferase family 39 protein, with protein sequence MINDKKKALRLLSVPALVLLIIAFCLQALLALPRLSATSDEPIHLSAGYSYWQTRDFRLNPEHPPLAKLIAALPLLIIHPAFDTSHDDWKAPVQEIFGFNFLYSNDADRLLFWSRTAMVLLAAAGIIVTFLWARDLFGIPAGLFAAAMYSFSPNLLAHGMLVTTDVPLAVFAVLAFYLFWKGSEVRSWRMDIATGLALGAAMGSKFSGAFLPVLIVIFCLARDRRTALRRLALIAIASLAVIQAIYLFSGSPLLYFRNASLVNANHVQHYPVYLFGQLKPGGWWYYFLAAFLVKATVPTLIAIIFAVLHLVSKRFVSSWGEMILLAVICFYTALISMAADQIGLRYLIPIFPFVFIWTSRIVPWILSMRGGAIVIGALLAWQVFAAVRAFPNYIPYFNELAGGAAQGPWLLDDSNVDWGQGVKQAAQYVRDHHITNLRMHTFSPIDNPQYYGLPPDIPLPESFRLLVAQRPAPGVYIVSAHYVARMRGVSREWQTYTPVDRIGDSLWVYAF
- a CDS encoding type II secretion system protein gives rise to the protein MNKRNGFSLLELLLVVAIILIIATIAIPSLLRSRQSANETHAVANMRTLNTAEVQYLSNSQGQYGNIVSLVSAGLLDLQYSQPTSGYIFNVQVTPDNLNYTATATAAGYNGGRYDYYSGPDYVVRFSTDPSRAPTGYSGAPVQ
- a CDS encoding AAA family ATPase — translated: MYEEFYGLREPPFSLTPDPRFFFRSESHIRAYELLRYGLHRGEGFIVVYGDIGTGKTTLCRAVLENLPHTVISQAELDKNPRISKDDLIAHLNTFLLSLVSVGRRALLIIDEAQNIPVATLEQIRILSNLETHQQKLLQMASPRRFFTTEPFGLSIVTRTGRPD
- a CDS encoding tetratricopeptide repeat protein, translating into MRPSNSWITPGRALVVCAVLVAVCYANSIPNAFILDDVLIVAANERIRHIDPFHLLIQSYWGDLTHAGIYRPLTIFTFSLEYPIWHVWAPGFRLVNLMIHTLNGWLVFLLVNGLLESPLAALGSAAVYVIHPMQTEAVVSIVGRSELLAAAFFFTAWLAFRKGRTGWSALAYVLAALSKESAITFPAIAMLDMALHEGGVKKVIAAWKRFAVLAAAGAGYLALRFYALGGLGIPTSGQYLDGKFTLSQRWITSGRVFLQYLRLLFMPVQIPSDYDFNSIPVAGFRDWDAWLGLVLVAGLIVLALRLAKTKPAVSLGILFFFITLLPVSNWIMPIALLMAERFLYTPAFGFALLAGIGWASIPRAEVRYIAATGIVGIAVILCIGHNYVWRNTLTFHENAVRLVPQNARARLGYGFALMRVDKAAEAKEQFEAGLKIKPGSAPLLAGLASATLRIDGRCDRVRPLLVQALRAEPGQWQSLWVLGDCFSMEDKTEQAEHSYRLAIQNSDHPDAKLLFSWGHTLEAIGRIPAAISAYQRAALIDPTDPGIKMKLSQMGAAN